The Arabidopsis thaliana chromosome 5, partial sequence genomic interval CTGAAATCCCTAAACCCTTCTTCTCCTCCCaattcttcatcctcttcctcttcttcttcctctccacTGAATTTCTCATCTCCTTGCTCTACACCATCGTTTCTCGTCGCCCAATTCGACCTAACTCGCTTCGCCGAAGCTGTattcgtcgtcgtcgtcgccGCCGTCTCTCCACCGGATGATTTGACCCATTTCTTAACCCGCCAACTCCCAATCGAAACCGGATCTTCATCTAGGGTTCCAGTATTCTCATACCCACCGGAGCTCAAATTCGTCATAGTTCGAGTCCTCGAAGACGACGTCGTCTTCCCACTCTGATTATTCGGCTCCTTCCTgttaccaccaccaccaccaccaccaccactaggTCTCCATTTCGGCCGTCGGACTTGCGGAGAATCGTACGCCGCAACCACGTGTTGGTGGTACTGGTCACCGCCGATGTCTCCTAACCTAACGCTAGGTCTTCTCAATCGTTTCGATCCGACTGAAACTCCGGCTGCGGCGGATGTTTCCGGTGCTTCGATTGAGTTTATTATCGCCGGCGGGATAAAACCGCCGTTAATCTGGTGACCTTCTACTAACTGTAACTCGGCCATggaaaacgagagagagacggagaaattgaaggagagaaaagcgtttttttttgtttggtcttcAGTTTACTCTGGAACCATATCTTGCTAACATGCGCAGAAAGGGATTTTATTTAGGTTTTATCTGGAGAAATTGGattgtgagagagagagaagacgaagagagaGTAGCGTTCAAATAGTGGACACGTGTTTCTGGAGCTCTTGTCTCTtgtcatatttcttttttttgttttctttcccaaacaaacaaatcctTAATTGCATTGTTTATCTTTGTCATTAAAATTTCGgatttgtttctatatatatcttgcTTTGTATAGATTTGTAAACAATCATAAGTTGTTGTATATTAATCATCCTTTATAGATTTGTTTCCACAcatatttccatttttttttataaattaggTAATGgggtttaatttgttttcccttttttgGCTTAGCCAATTTCATTGGACAACAGTCCACCTGCTTTATAATCCAACaccaatttaattttttgttgtgcgactaatttaataaaaattgaggATAATTCATCTATATAATTTCTTCAATATATGcttcaactttatttttttcactttataaaattttgacataTTCACCCAATATCCTCCTTTACAAATGAATGTATTTGATGTAAGAAATTGTATTTGAAGACTTTTACACCATGACCTTATATACTAGTATCTATCTTCTTAACCACAAATTAGTGATTATCTGTCAAATTAAAGCTTGGTAAGTTTGTGATTATGCATTAAAATTGATAGTCTTTCATAACTTTTGCATTTACTCGAGTACACAAACTTTCACatgtttaaataaaaattattttatagggtttagtatttttttgcaaatgtAAACGCAAAACTCAAGCACGAACATAGAGTACTCATTGATTTATTGTTGGCGTTTACATTtacaattattaaaataaaagtggTCAACATAATTAAAGTTGTTAGATCAGTCATTAAAACGGCAAGATGTTCTAAAGAGTAACATTGAAACAACAATAGTTTCAAGTATCAATTAGTCCCGCGGCGTGTGGCGATGGCGCGTGGTATCCGCCAAAAACCCTTCCCGGAACTAGAACCCTAACTTCTCTGCAAGTCTCTCTGTTCTAGTCACAATTCACTGAATTAAAGTTTGAAAACCCATGATGAAATGTTGAACCTTTCCAATTTCCATGGCGATTTCAAGTGTGGGTTTTGCTTGCAGATCCTTTTCCCCTGTTCGTACTCTCCAGTCTCACTGCTTATGGAAGGTGAACTATTTATATGAACCAGTTCTACAATTTATTCGATTCTGttatatgtttttactttcttaattCGATTTTTTACGCTCTCAGATACGGTTCAACACTGTTGCTGCTGCAATTGAGACAATGGATGAGTCAGATGGTTTTGCCACGGACAGTGATCGTCAAGACAAGGTTTCTGATGAACCAAGTAAGCTTAAGTCCATAATTGAACTGGAATTAGTCATCAATCCATTGTTCCTACTCATAATGTTAGGGTATCAACTCTGTTCGATTTTGGTTGATTTGGAAAATGAAGGGGATCGTGAGTGGAAACAACTGAATTCGAAAGATCTTGGACTAAGCAGCTCAATGATTGCAAAATCCACAAGAAAAGTGCTTAATGGCCTTAAAAGCAAAGGTTGGTAGTTTCAAAGTCCTTAGATTTCTCTAAGTTTCGAAAACTTTGTTCAACCATATCTCATACTGCTTCTGTAATCTGTAGGACATGATGTTTACCTTGTGGGAGGCTGTGTACGAGATCTTATTCTGAAGCGGACACCGAAAGACTTCGATATACTTACCTCTGCAGAACTTAGAGAGGTTggtcttgttctgtttttttcttttcttactgTCAACATAATTTCAATCTGATTTGGCATTGTTAACGTTTAGGTGGTTCGAACTTTCCCAAGATGTGAAATTGTTGGAAGAAGGTTTCCTATATGTCACGTACACATTGGAGATGATTTAAtagaggtttttttttttttttaatctagtctttctatttctttcgAGTACAATGTATGCATACCAATAggaaaagcttttgtttttggatttcgatttgtttttgttgcgTTTTCATAgactttcttttatttgagtAGGTTTCGAGTTTTAGTACCTCTGCACAGAATTCTTCGAGAAATACGAGAACTGAATGCAAAGAATCGAGTGGCTCAGATGGTGATGAGGACTGTATCCGTTTGAATAACTGTTTGCAGCGTGATTTCACAATTAACGGGTAATCTTGTTATATACTtcagtgttttctttttgaatcaGTAGTTTGGAGattcttataatttttccTATCTCAGGTTGATGTTTGATCCATATGCCAAAGTCGTATATGACTATTTGGGAGGAATGGAAGATATTAGAAAAGCTAAAGTGTGAATGTATTCTACTCTAATTTGCTTTCAGATTTATGTCACACCATTTtggtgatatatatgtattcaaaATGTGGTTCTACAATCACAGGTTCGAACAGTGATTCACGCTGGCACATCTTTTCACCAGGACTGTGGTAAGGgtgtcaaaagaaaaacaagaatttttCTATGCAACCCATTAAGGCTCTATATGATGAAAACTTATCAAGCTCATCATTTATGATATTTCCAGCTCGGATTCTTCGTGCAATAAGAATTGCTGCGCGTTTAGGTTTCAGAATGTCCAAAGAAACCGCTCATTTTATTAAGAACCTTTCCTTACTAGTACAAAGACTTGACAAGGTAGGCTCACATTACTGCGTCTATCCTCCAAAGAAATATATGCTTGGTATATCGTGTTGGCCTATATCACGTTCATAAATGATTCTGTGTCAATTGTTCAGGGAAGGATCTTGATGGAAATGAATTACATGTTAGCTTATGGATCAGCAGAGGCTTCTTTGAGATTGCTGTGGAAATTTGGGATACTTGAAATTCTTCTACCAATTCAGGTAAATGGAATCAGGGTTTATTTGTGTCTCTTTGTTGCACCTTATTACTAATGTTTGTCTATCTAACTTTGATTTCACAGGCAGCATATCTTGCACGCAGTGGTTTCAGGAGACGTGACAAAAGGACTAACATGCTTCTGGTCAGAAAGAAAGCATCTCTTAGATAGTTGTAGATGTGTTTGTCGTTTAGAACATCGAGTCAAGAAACtgaaatatgaatattttatcATGCAGTCTCTCTTTGCTAACTTGGATAAATTGTTAGCACCTGATAGGCCTTGTCACAGCAGCTTATGGTAAGATAGATCCTCATCTGAATTCATATCTCATCTTATGAGTTggacatttttttcttgttgtcttatGGTATTACATAATATATAACAGGATAGCAATCTTGGCGTTTCACAAAGCACTTGCTGATAAACCTCGAAGTCCTATAGTGGTTGCTGCGTTTAGCCTTGCTGTTCACAACTGTGGAGATATTCTAGAAGCTGTGGAAATCACAAAGAAGATCACTAGGCCACACGATAAAAGCTTCTTCGAGCTAGTAGAGCCCGAGGAGAATCTCGACTTCCAAACCCTGTTGGACGAGGTCATGGATCTTGATGCTTCTATCGAAGATGCCTTAAACCAGATGACTGATGCGTATTTTATATCGAAAGCTATGTCAGCTTACCCTCAAGCACCATATTCCGATTTGGTAAGTATCCATTGAAAAATCTTAACAAATGTCACAATTAATACATGTGTGAAATCAATGTCTCAATGTCCTAATCTGTTGATATTGTTTTCGTTTAGGTCTTTATACCGTTGCAGCTGTACCTTAGAGCAGGCAGAATCTTCGATTGTGTGAAAAACGAAGAGACACGAATTGGATTTGAGGCCAAGCAAGGAAGCAAGATCGAGTATGGTTCGTTAAATTCAGGATATTTTCCCGAAATTCGGCATGTATTTGCGAGGGTTGTGTTCGATACTGTTTTTCCATTAAACCTATCTCAAGAATTGTAAAAATCTCATCTTTGAGCCCTTTCAAAGCTTGGGACACTAGGTGGGGAAAGTATCCACAACTATCCAGGCTTTAGTTAACAGGAATCTTTTCTTTCACTTggaatcttcttttctttgtcgCGAGCGGAGTTCGTTAGTTCGTTGGAGTTGACAAATGACATAACAGTctacatatatttaaacttagTTGTTTATATTCTTATAATATGTTTCACTGTTGTTAGTAAGGTTAACATGATTGAATTGGAagataaaaactaattattttatttttggaaaatccctaatttaaaacaacatttcacgtttaaaattttaatcatgCCAAGActtatataactttttaatataCCCATGCTGATCATTTCAAAATACGCTATCGGTTATCATTGCAAAAGCATAGTGTgtccaagaaaaagaaaaaatcatcacTCACTACTACATGTCGAAGTcatttgcaacaaaaaaaaatatatgtattgcATGACGATATATTGAACAATTTTAGTACACCAATTGACTTAGTTTGTCGTTGAccaacaaattttcaaaaaaaaaagttgtttttaatattaaaacaaaaataaaaaataattttgtttggtagttagtttttttttcaattttagaacaaaattagacatgtgataaaaaaaacaaataataacaaatttaagatattaaaatttaaattaaaactaaaaaatattattagaatcAATTAAGTAAGAAAAATGCTTATTTTATACATTGTCAAACATTAACTTCCTATGTGatttatttaaatacaaaacaattcTATTGATAACAAAAGTGATAACTTGCCTGATGAGCTAACATCGTACAATGAGCTTTGAAGGCCTCAACATAACTCCGGTACAGAATATGATCACTAGTAGTTTCAGacataaacatcaaattaGAGTTTTAGACGTACAATAAAACTCTTTTATCTCAACGAAATGAGATATAAATTGCATATCCATAACCAGCTTAATATAACCATCTACTCTTCGTTGTTTCCCCATAGAATCATGCGCTTCCCGAAACCGAACACCGTTCATCCTACCAAGACCGGTGAGAAGCATAACATGATAAATATTCATAAACTTAGAGACTTGTTCTAAAGCTTTATTTGCAACGCCAAGTTCATTCGTTAGTGGACAAAGTCTTTGTAGCACCGTTCCTTCATTAATCAAAAATGGTTTTGTGCTAAGGTGGTTATCTATGGCTCCTCTTGGCGTAAGATTGTCTTTATTAACACCATTAAATAGGTATTGCATTGATACAGATTTTTTACAACAATTATTGATTATCTGTTAGTTGTCTAGTTCTGTTAGTTGTCTAGATAGACCAATAGTCcaacaattattaattatctGCTCCACAATCTTATCAAAAAGACGTGGTAATGAGGTCATGTAACTATCAAAacaattctattttttttttttcaactacaaaaagttttttacaataaaattattagaatcaaatccaaaacatatgaatgaattttattttacaaatcattaaattcattattttttaatgttttttcttcttactcgCTCTATGGTGAGCTCACCAGCCTTCAAGATTTCTGCCAACGCAATAGACAAAAAATACGtatgttcttttttgtgtCTTTGTTCACTCTGGCAAAAACTTTCAACTTTGATAGACAAAATAATACTATGCTAAATTTTGAATGTCACTAAATACTACTAAATTTACTTATTCAATGATATCAGTATTTTATTGCATACTAGTAAACATATGTATGTTGTTTACTTGTGCATATTATTGAATTCACGAAATTCTactaaataatttaacaaacTAAAGAAATATAATACAATTGGTATATAAGTTAGTGTAAATTCTACTCGGTATATACAAGAAAATCACATACATATGGAGAAGTAAGATTGATGGTTAAATATACAATATCTctcattaattatatatttgtgatTGAGTTTCATAATTAGACACAAATGTCCTTAAACATAATCACATAATTTTCACATGTATTTCCTCttttttaccttctttttctttcatacatcattcatttttatttttttccttcaatttcttaatatattaACTTGCCTTatgaattaaaattatataaatgttttaattaaattatgtcat includes:
- a CDS encoding Sterile alpha motif (SAM) domain-containing protein (Sterile alpha motif (SAM) domain-containing protein; FUNCTIONS IN: molecular_function unknown; INVOLVED IN: biological_process unknown; LOCATED IN: cellular_component unknown; EXPRESSED IN: 12 plant structures; EXPRESSED DURING: 4 anthesis, F mature embryo stage, petal differentiation and expansion stage, E expanded cotyledon stage, D bilateral stage; CONTAINS InterPro DOMAIN/s: Sterile alpha motif-type (InterPro:IPR013761), Sterile alpha motif (InterPro:IPR001660), Sterile alpha motif homology (InterPro:IPR010993), Sterile alpha motif, type 2 (InterPro:IPR011510); BEST Arabidopsis thaliana protein match is: Sterile alpha motif (SAM) domain-containing protein (TAIR:AT3G48800.1); Has 1807 Blast hits to 1807 proteins in 277 species: Archae - 0; Bacteria - 0; Metazoa - 736; Fungi - 347; Plants - 385; Viruses - 0; Other Eukaryotes - 339 (source: NCBI BLink).) encodes the protein MAELQLVEGHQINGGFIPPAIINSIEAPETSAAAGVSVGSKRLRRPSVRLGDIGGDQYHQHVVAAYDSPQVRRPKWRPSGGGGGGGGNRKEPNNQSGKTTSSSRTRTMTNLSSGGYENTGTLDEDPVSIGSWRVKKWVKSSGGETAATTTTNTASAKRVRSNWATRNDGVEQGDEKFSGEEEEEEEDEELGGEEGFRDFSREDSESPMKERRRYENREVELLGDWQSGGRGKEGVKIWLQELGLGRYWPMFEMHEVDEQVLPLLTLEDLKDMGINAVGSRRKMYCAIQKLGREFS
- a CDS encoding Polynucleotide adenylyltransferase family protein (Polynucleotide adenylyltransferase family protein; FUNCTIONS IN: RNA binding, nucleotidyltransferase activity; INVOLVED IN: RNA processing; EXPRESSED IN: 20 plant structures; EXPRESSED DURING: 12 growth stages; CONTAINS InterPro DOMAIN/s: Poly A polymerase, head domain (InterPro:IPR002646); BEST Arabidopsis thaliana protein match is: polynucleotide adenylyltransferase family protein / RNA recognition motif (RRM)-containing protein (TAIR:AT3G48830.1); Has 30201 Blast hits to 17322 proteins in 780 species: Archae - 12; Bacteria - 1396; Metazoa - 17338; Fungi - 3422; Plants - 5037; Viruses - 0; Other Eukaryotes - 2996 (source: NCBI BLink).), whose product is MAISSVGFACRSFSPVRTLQSHCLWKIRFNTVAAAIETMDESDGFATDSDRQDKVSDEPRDREWKQLNSKDLGLSSSMIAKSTRKVLNGLKSKGHDVYLVGGCVRDLILKRTPKDFDILTSAELREVVRTFPRCEIVGRRFPICHVHIGDDLIEVSSFSTSAQNSSRNTRTECKESSGSDGDEDCIRLNNCLQRDFTINGLMFDPYAKVVYDYLGGMEDIRKAKVRTVIHAGTSFHQDCARILRAIRIAARLGFRMSKETAHFIKNLSLLVQRLDKGRILMEMNYMLAYGSAEASLRLLWKFGILEILLPIQAAYLARSGFRRRDKRTNMLLSLFANLDKLLAPDRPCHSSLWIAILAFHKALADKPRSPIVVAAFSLAVHNCGDILEAVEITKKITRPHDKSFFELVEPEENLDFQTLLDEVMDLDASIEDALNQMTDAYFISKAMSAYPQAPYSDLVFIPLQLYLRAGRIFDCVKNEETRIGFEAKQGSKIEYGSLNSGYFPEIRHVFARVVFDTVFPLNLSQEL